In Actinobacillus equuli, the genomic stretch AGAATCTGTATTAATCGGTGACCAAGCGGAATAAGCGGTCAATTTTCCGAATTATTTTGCAAATCCTTCGAGGTGAAAATCTCGGAGGATTTTTTATATGTGATAGGCAATGTTAAAATTAATTGAATGTTTATTCATTTTTAATGAATTTTTATTCTGTTTTGTATTTGAAATTCTACTTGAATAAGAGTAAGATGCTCAACGTTTTGACAGTAATAAGGATTTATGATGAGTAAATATAAAATTTTTGTGGACGGAGCAGTCGGTACAACCGGTTTACGTATTTTTGATCGTCTTGCTAGTGCGGAAGATATCGAGCTATTAAGCCTGCCGGAAGAATTACGTAAAGATCTTAATGCAAGGGTAGCAAAGGTAGCGGAAGCGGATCTGACTTTTCTTTGTTTACCAGACGAAGCTTCTAAAGAATTAGTGGCACTCGCCCCGGCAAATGCAAGAATTTGTGATACTTCAACCGCTCATCGTGTGAATCCAGATTGGACTTATGGCTTTGCTGAGCTTTCTGGACAGTTTGAAAAAATTCAAAATGCGAATCGCGTTGCCGTACCAGGTTGCCATGCTACAGGTTACATTGCGTTAATTCGCCCTCTTATTGAAAAAGGTGCTTTAAGTGCCGATTATCCACTTTCTTGCCATTCTCTCACTGGCTATTCCGGCGGCGGTAAATCGATGATAGCTGAATATCAAAACCAAGATCGTGAACAAAAATTTAATGCCCCTCGTGTTTATGGACTCGCTCTCAAACATAAACATTTACCGGAAATGCAAGCGCTTACCGGTTCAAACCATCCTCCTATTTTCACACCGGTGGTTGCCGACTATTACAGCGGAATGTTGGTGACTGTGCCGCTCCCTGTTTCAGCCCTTTCACAAGCGGTCAATTCTGCCGAAA encodes the following:
- the argC gene encoding N-acetyl-gamma-glutamyl-phosphate reductase, encoding MSKYKIFVDGAVGTTGLRIFDRLASAEDIELLSLPEELRKDLNARVAKVAEADLTFLCLPDEASKELVALAPANARICDTSTAHRVNPDWTYGFAELSGQFEKIQNANRVAVPGCHATGYIALIRPLIEKGALSADYPLSCHSLTGYSGGGKSMIAEYQNQDREQKFNAPRVYGLALKHKHLPEMQALTGSNHPPIFTPVVADYYSGMLVTVPLPVSALSQAVNSAEKIANLFSDYYRNSTLIKVHPACTLPEDGMLAANEFSGKDSLEIFIYGNETQLLLCARFDNLGKGASGAAVQCMNIMLGREETAGLEV